In Melanotaenia boesemani isolate fMelBoe1 chromosome 1, fMelBoe1.pri, whole genome shotgun sequence, the genomic window acatataacgGGCAGGAATGACTTAACTTGTGGTGTAAATCCCATCTCAGTAATAATGAGCTGCTCTAgtattgtgtatttatattaTGTGTTGATCTGACTTTgtattctcattttatttttgtttaaatatgttgtgttttttactaCTAGTTGTCCTTTgttgataaaaaagaaaagacagtggTGATTggaacacttttattttgagaaTAATTGTTGGAAATGGTTTGCGACGTTGCCGCTGACTTGATCCTCTTCACGCCCTCTGTGCGTCATCTCGTCTCCACGCATTGGTTCCAGCTGCGGGCTTCTGATGTGGTCGACGCCAATTAGCAGGTAATGATGAACAAGTGAGTCTTTTGTGAGCCTGACCGGTGATGATGGTTAAACCTGTTTGAGAtccagatgaaagcaggttacTGGTGATTGGACtgaactgatttgtttttttattacttgGTTTAAAAAGTTGGATTACATGTGGATCCTGACACTTTCCAGACCACCTCCACCATGGCCTGGGTCACTTCCAGCCCGGCCGCCGCCTTCGGTGGCCGCTCCAGCCGCTGCGCTGCAGCCGGCCCGTCCCCATCCAGCCCCAGCCCAACACGTCTGTCCCGAGtccaagaaaaacaagaactcCAAAACCTGAACGACCGCTTAGCTAACTACATCCAGCGGGTCCGAGAGCTGGAGAGCGAGAGGTCCTTCATGCTCatgcagctggaggagaaggaCGACTCGAAGAGACGTGAAATGGGCAATGTGCGGCGGCTGTACGAGGAGGAGCTGGCCGATGTGAGGAAGTCCCTGGATGCCGAGGCCGGAGAACGCGCCCGTCTGCAGATTGACTACGGGAATCTGAGAGAGGAGCATGAAAAACTTCAAACCAGGTGAGCTCCcatgtgaaaaaacaaacaaaaaacttcagGTTCCAAACATTAGACGTGTCTCCCCCTTTTttcaggctttaaagggttaagtttGCAGAAcgtttaaaaatataaatataaaaatgatgtaTTTCAAACTCATTCTCATTTTTTTCgtaaaatgaaattaattgacttattacttatcgtgacaggcctattCCACACGATGATCAGAGTAACTTTTCCAGATCTGTTATTTTCAATGTACATATGTGTACACAttcacatgtgtgtagtaatcctgaccacctgaaccgACTCACCTCATGGACCTCGTGGAGTGTCTCCAAGTACCTCAAAGTGTACACGTACCTCTCCTTGAGAAACattgctttaacacacctgtaATGAGTCTGAACTAcatgtgctggagttggaagGAACTAAAACATACAGGGCAGGTCTTTCTGAGGaccaggggccttatttataaaactgtgtagcaaagcaaacaacaGGCGGTGTCTGCTGCACAGAAAGGAAATGCtgcgcacttctactttcagatttataaaagcgtgcgcACGCACGTCCCACGCCTgcttccgtttataaatcaccATCAACTCTGAAGCAGGTGCacatgagggaacgccttcccacgcccacatggaggctataaatggtcaggtggacacctgtaatacatattcatcacatcatttacacGATGGTTCGGgagggaaaagagggaaaaagtggaatttttcggggtgtgagacagatcCTGATGTaccaaataaaatgagaaacataaaaatgtgtcaaaggcagaatagtggcagcaggtggcatcACAGTGGTACTAAAGCGGTAATGGCGCCGCATAAATCCATCATTTTTGAGAAATTAAGAACAAACGAGCTGTTTATTCGTGAACTTGCTTTAGAGTTTTGAAGAGCAGAACTACACTGTCATGTTTATCTGTGCTGTGATTTGAAGGAATTGTAAATAATGCTGACCTCTTTCAGGAATCAGAAGAAGGAGGATGACCTGACCAATGCATTAACTCAGTGGAGGAAAGCTGAAGCAAACCTGAACTCCAAGGATGCGGAGCACACCGCGCTGCTGTCTGAGAAGAGGAAACTCGGCAGCGAACTGACAGACCTGCAGGGCCAGATGGAAAATGTATGAAGTCACTTCTAGGATGGTACAGTTATGATGAAATATTCTCCTGATAGGGCCGTTCTATGCAGTAACGGCCAAAAATCCACTCACCGTCCACCTTatgaccaccttctagtacctcTTTTTTAactcttggtgtgatagatgaagcaggtggtggaaaccttcctcagaggttttgctggAAGCTGCGGCACATTCCTGCTGTTGATTGCCTGGTTTGGAGGCTCTCTTTCTGGAGTGGCTGGATATAACACTCCTCAGTCTCCTCCCTTTTGACTGGCTAATTGTcagaccaatcaggctgcagcttactAGAAGCCATGATTGAAAAAggtggctgcagcagccagtCAGGAGGGGGAAGCCGGAATGGCTCAGGCCGCTTTCCCctcacattgtgtgtgtgtgtgtgtgtgtgtgtgtgtgtgtgtgtgtgtgtgtgtgtgtgtgtgtgtgtgtgtgtgtgtgtgtgtgtgtgtgtgtgtgtgcgtgcgtgcgtgtgtgtgcgcgcgcgtaTATGTGTATCTCTTTTCACAGTTTTGAACTAGTCTtatgtgtgtgaaatgtctagaaatgaagctttcttctgtttactctttagcacTTTCTTTCCATAATTGATGTAGATCTATTTATCTTCAGTATATTAACAAAGTTTTGCATCAAaccattaattatttatagtaTGAAATCAGAACAGTCTCACCATCATCGTGTcgactggtcacatgactgcttccatctccgagtcagctctgccgtggatCAGCCAGATGGCaaactacctttttttttatggccAATGACCCTTTCACCACATGAATATTTTGTCTCTAGTCAGTAGAAATGGATAATCTCATGACCTCAGGTccccagcacccacctctctgttcACCTCTGCAAAGTCCAGTGGCCACGCCTCCACGAAACTGGACTACAGAGCTCACAGTTAGTTTCTTGTCCTGGTTTGGTCTTCTTGTCCTCTGAACAAAGCACAAGATCAGGAGCGCTGTGGAGGATGGTGTCCTACCATCCAAAGCAAAGTTTACatgtccatcaaacatctggtttcagtctctttgaaactcAAAGCAGAGGAACTCTGGTGATAATTGTTGGAGatcagatgtttttgtttcttctcttgaatCATGTAAAGCATCAGGTGGAGCAGGTTGGAGTGGGTATCAGTCTCAGTTCATAGGAGATGGTGGTGatcattattcttttttttttagtgggtATCTGCTGACTTTTATTCCAACGGATGAGCTGAGTCGAATCGGATTTGCAGCCTGTGAAGAATTTCAAGAAAGGAAGTCTCAGACAGGGACaagggagagggaggagagaagaaaggaaaataggGTTAATAATTATCCAGcagagtgtgtgtatgtctctCCAAGAAGAGTTGCATATgttttctctcacagacttgataatgtaaatgtatctttagatgtatgtatataagtAAAAAGCACAGTGTGTCTTTCTTTTCAATCAGCTTCAACTTCAGAAAGATTCCTTGTGTATGTAATAAGTTttctggagcagagcaaaacatttcctcagacagatcaaattattttacattatctgaATCTTTCAATGCATAAATTCagcatctccttctaatttagtttttactgacacaaaaacctattttaatttctcatgagATTCCTCACAACCTATTCAACTTTACAACCACCAACGAGGCGTCCACTCTGCCTGTTGCTTTGGAATGTGAGtctccagtcacacacacacacactcacactattttgccttctttttttttgtctttaacttGTTGGCACAGAATTGATCTTTTAGAACCTTTTTACTCCGGttcaaacattcaaacattATCTTTAAAACCCACTAGCTCCGTTTTGTCTAACTATAAGATTTTCTTCACTGTGAGGCAGTCACACAAActtatttcatcacacaatttaTACTCAACTGCTCGCTTGTTGATGGCAGATTTCCTGTCACCATCCGACGCCAGACTCAGAACCCCAGATGACTGGCCTCTCACCTAACATTGAGGTAGAGGTCTTTTTACAGGTCCCAGCCCTGGCTGTGCACAGTCTTCAGTCTCTCGGCGATTCCATACTGGGTTCGGATGAGTATTTAGGATCCGGCTCAAAGAACCAATATGTTAGAAAATTCATTTCCAACATGAAGCAATGCAAAGCTAAACCTTCTACATAAGGAGGAACCACAAAGCATTATTCCTCTCTTTACTTAGTTTCTCTCTTTCAGGTCCCCGACCTTTTCTGTTTCATCTCTTAAGCTTCTACAGAAGATCTGTTATCTTCTGTGGTCAATTTCTTGAAATCCCCAGTCCCATAACACTTTTAAAACTTCTAAATACTACATccaatcactcattcactcTACACTTAAAATGATACACTTTTCACTTATTCTCTTTTACtctcatctgtttctctttaacTCTTATACTTCTATTCCTTTATTCTGGATCCCAGATCCTTATGGTCCCAGACCATTTACGcgtattttccttttacttctATTATTCTTTGACTTCTTAAAGCCCCATTTCTCATACCAAAACTAAAACCATCTGTTACCTGATCAGGCACTTAAATTTAAGGTACTCAATGTGGACAATTTTTAGAAAAGGTTTGTCCTTACCTTCATTTATGACCGGTCTTTCAGTGCCTGATCTGGGTAGAGGATGATTATGATTGTCCTTTAAATCCTATTTGGTGTCAGCAGAGAGAaaatttagtaaataaaattcaaagacatttaataattatgccATACCGGATCCATCACGTCGGGGTCACCAagttgttggagaaaaccttaaaaatgtaataaagaacaggtacttcttcccacagtattaaaacaggcaggtactaatttcccactttcctaattaataaggtactgttccacacattttctttatacctttctctttagggtcttctcctgcgtgttctttgatggatcaaaatatgacagactacttctctcagttaactaatttattaattacaattgatatgagaaatgtgcaaatacagaattctggattcgtattgtctgtcccctggactaatacaatacggagtctgctgctgttacagtcagaactccctctaactgatcctgGAATCCTTATATAGGGGTCTgaatatacacagttttgctgactcaTGCTGGAGTTGCAGAAGTCTGGTTGGGTGTAGTCACAGGTTGACCACATGCAGATGTCGACCCCCCTCCTTGTGACACCCATCCATTTGGTGGCTTCTTTTAttctggaaaacagggacaaagaaaacacacacagacaaacaaggtATCTCCTCTGAACTCCGGTCGACCCAGAAATCTCCCTTAAGGGTAACATTCCCCATGCTGTTTTATTGGCAACAAACCGTTAGTCAGCCCCTCACATGTACTCCTCACATCCCCCCATATGAAGAGTCTCCttgttgcttaagcacactatcagtaagtatatgagcttaaagataagagatagtcaatatgattaacagagtaagaatataaatgaaaatacgtagcacacttaaataattccttgatgagtatctctataaatttctttacactaCGCACAACAAGGGCCACACATTAGACCTTGTTATTACTTATGGACTATCTACCAACATAACATCAGTTGTTGATTTAGGTATTTCTGAccatttctgtgtcttttttaaGGTTGAAGGTTTTATGAAACAAGCTATTCCTGAACGGATTATTAGGAAACGTTGTCTTAatgctgaagtggctgcaaacttTACTGATCACCTTCACAGCGCCCCAGCTTTTATTTCCCCCTCAtcctgttattttattgttgaccattttaacagtaaattacGTGCTACCATGGACAAAGTGGCCCcactaaaactgaagaaagtaacaacaaaaccagctcctccctggaaaactgaagatatcaaaaagttaaaaaggaacTGCAGAATAGCCGAGCGGAGTTggtgaaaaaacaaactaacaataaattatcaaattcTACATGAACACTTATGTATTTACAACAAAGCTGTTAGAATATCAAGACAGGCCCACTTCTCCAAACTCATAACTAACAATACAAACAAACCACGTGTTATCTTCTCCACAATCAACCGCCTAATTAACCCTGTTTTTAGCAATCCTGCTAATACACCCACTGATGCCATGTGTGAGGAGTTTGCAGCGCACGTCACagataaaatagagaaaatcagATCTGACCTGTGTGAACATCACATTGTAGATTTTAAACAGTCTGGGGCTTTGTTTACTTGTGAGGacacactggagagttttgcccTGGTTGATGCTGCAATGCTTAGGGATGTTGTTTCACAGTTAAGATCTGCAACTTGTTTTTTAGATCCCATCCCTactgccttttttaaaactgtctgtGGCTCTTGTGAGGAGGATTTACTGAGCATTGTGAATTGCTCTCTCCAGACGGGAGTCTTCCCTTCCTCCCTAAAGACAGCCGTGGTGACCcctgttctgaagaagagcaatttaGATGCCTCAGTCCTCAACAACTACAGACCAGTATCCAACCTGTcgtttttaagcaaaattttagagaaatctgttttttatcagttaaactattttttaatctcacacaataaatttgagaagtttcagtcaggttttaggaccAATCATAGCACTGAGACGGCACTGGTCAAGGTTGTGAGTGATCTTAGGCTCaatactgacatgaaaaaacTCTCTGTCTTAGTGTTGCTTGACCTcagcgcagcctttgacacagttgaccacactattcttttaaacagactccaCGACATGGTTGGCCTCACTGGTACTgcttttaactggtttaaatcctatctaacagatagagagttctttgttagcatgaaggaatcCTCGTCCAAGAGCTATAGACTGACCTGTGGTGTACCCCAAGGCTCAGTTTTAGGCCCcaccctttttaatctttacatgcttcctcttggtgatgtcatcaggagacacgccataaatttccacagctatgctgatgacacacagttatatgttgccgtgactcctgatgagcacgggcccattgatgccttgttagattgtattttagatatcagagggtggatggcagaaaacttcttgcagctcaaccaggacaaaacagaagttttaatgattggacctgaagctgagagagaaaaactggaggccaaactgaaaacaatagcaccattttaatcaaataaaaaacctgggagtgattttagatgcagatctcagttttgagccgcatattaaaaacataactaagactgctttttatcatctaaagaacatctcccgcatcaggccgtttctctctcgagccaatgcagagacactgattcatgcttttatcacatcaagattagattactgcaatgctcttctttctggtcttccaaagaagtacctgaaccagctgcagcttgtacagaacgcagctgcacgtctgttggcaaagaccagaaagagggcccacattacaccaattttaaagtctctgcactggctccccgtcagcttcagaattgattttaagattcttttattggtttttaagtctcttaatggtcttagcccaccttatttatctgatttgcttttatcttatgagcccactggacccctcaggtcctctggtactggccttttaactgttcccagagtaaaaacaaaaacccacagcGAGTCCTCCTTTTGTTTCTACGGCCCTCatatgtggaacagcctgcctgaggacgtgaggggagcacctagtgtggatatttttaaaaacagactcaagacccacctttttactttagcattttaatcatttcttttattattactattgtatttattcatttctttattcttaacacacaggctgtattcagcttctatttatttatcatttatgtatttgttttatcattctgattctcttatttcatgggttctcttattttatgggtcttagcaatattactatgACTTTTATATCCAGGGTTGGTTtgtagattgttttagatttggttttacagtgttttatttcagtgtttcccccacaccactagaccccagaatttatgacagcgttttcttggtccttttaacttgcttttaccctctgtgatgtgtgtgtgtttgatgggaaggggtggggggtgggcttgctgctattgggttggggttctgggggattttactctctgtaaagcaccttgagttgctatttctatgtatgaaaggtgctatataaataaagtttgatttgatttgattcatcAAATTGATGTCCTCTTCATTTCCTTACATTCTCCTGGCAGTGGGAGACAACTTCTATATATAGTATTACTTATAACTTATTAACGGCTCTCACCtgtttttaatcagttaaatTTGTTGAGATTTAAGGTCATTATCGCTACACATGTGCAAATATGACACACAAACTACCAGATCTCAGCAACTTattgtattaaataaatatgctgtATTGAACATTTCCAAATAtctaagaaaatgtttaattgttgAAGATGTGTTATTTCAAAGTTGCAGTGCATACTGTTGATTAAAGGTATGATAAACAGATGCCAAATACAGATGAATTTACACTTTCCACAAAAAAATTCacacttatttaattttgaaagttaaagttaaattcATCATTCCAATAATGTACTTGTTCCTGAACTAAAACAAAAGGGACAAGCTAggatttttaaaatgagctttagtaataaattatacaaaaacaaaacaattcagtagaacatgaaacagtaaaaaacaaaaaagcaaacaaacaactgaaacaagacaaaacgggttttaaaagtaattaatggAATAAAATGTTACTGGTTCACTCCAGTTCTACCCTAAACCTTCAGGTCTTTAGGAGGGATCCTTACAAGGTGTAATGATAGAAAAAGCAAAGTATTTATTATAAACACTaatgattaaaacaataattataacCATCACAACCCCAACAAGATCACCATGAAATGGATGAATCTTGGTGATCtgtaagaggaagaaaatgtcaCTTAGATCAGTTAACTCCTGTAGACCCACTATTGGAAACTGCTTAATCCGGGCACCCCTAAAACAAAGACACGCGcatgaaacaaaacattctccccgacaacacacacacaactgagagagacacatgaaacaaacaaactgaaaagaacaaaaaggggGAGGAACAGCCTCTTCAGCTGATGGCTGGATCGGTAAACCCCCTACATGAAAATCCAGAGGCAGCACAGGAACCAAACAATTGGGTTGATTTGTCAGCTTAATAAAATAACCAGAAAAAAGCTAACCATAGGGGCGTAGAGCTCAAGATCCGACAGGACCCGATGGGTTCTGTTCTGTGGAAGATGTTGAAATGGATGCTGAGGGGGTGAAACGGATGTTAGCCTCTGGCGATTACGTTTTGATTCTACctgaaacaaaagcaaagtcGGAGGTGTGGAAAAGTTTTGACCATGTGTATAACGACAGTAATGAGCCAGCGGGTTATGTGAAATGCAAAAGATGCAACATTCTGTTGAAATATGACAGCAAAACAACAGGGAATTCATCGCTGACAAGGCCTGTTGATCAAAGCTGTTCAACACCTGCCAGTGCCCAGGATCAACATAAAATCACATCCTTTGGTCCAGCATCAAAACCCATCCCTGCAAAGGTGAAACAAGCGGTGACAGAGAAATGTGTCAGCTTTTTGCTGTAAAGACATTAGGCCTTTTAATATCGTAAATGGACAGGGGTTTGAAGAGCTGGTGCAAGAGCTAATTAATGTCAGGGCTGTGTATGGGAGCGCTCCAGTAAACTGTTATTTCCCGTGATGTGACAATTGCAAATAGGTGCACTGGCATGGCAGAAGAAAAGAGGGAAGCTTTAGTACAGAAACTTAAGTCTTTGTTGAAGGATGGTGCAGTAGCAATGACCACTGACATGAACCATGGTGAATAAAACCATGACAACTACAAAGTTCCCTTTGGAAGAGGCAAAGACTGGAGAAAATATCAGATGGGAAATACTGAAGGTACAAAGCATGGCCTTGATGCTTCCTCTCTCAGCAAAATTGTATGGGTGACTGATGAGGGGGCAAATTTTGAATTAGCTCGGCGGCCATACCAGAGATTAGACTGCATTGACCATGTCATTAAAACGGTACTGTGTCATGAACTCAACATTGCAGAGTTATTCAAAGCTGACGGGGCTCCGGACAAGGGAGATACGATTTCTGCAGCTAAATCATTAGTGAGGTATGTTAAACAGTCTGGACTGGCTGTGCAGTTGTCAACAACATTGCTGCAATCCCGGCAtgtagcagcagcagtgaaAAGGTGTTCAGTGCTGGTGGTGGATGCACCATCTGTGAGCGCAGGACTGTGCTGAAGCGTCTACAGTGGATTCCAGGCCTGGACTGGCCGTCGGGACCAGCGGGACTTTTCCCAGTAGCCTTGGGTTTTAAGTGGCCTAACTGAGGGggggacaaaacaaacaaacaaacaaaaaagaggtAGAGGCTGCTACCTTACTGTCtaaatgttgtaaatgttgcattggtttgttgttttattattaaacctcacatcagcccaaacacaGAACTACACATATATGCTACAGTTTGTATACACTAGCTCATATTTGGGGTTTCCTGGTATaacctgaataaaataaataattagttaattatttgtgttataataaactgacaggtggatattttaatacttgGCTGCTTGGCTATAACAGTCTGTCCTCATattgtacttatataagtttgGTAAAGCTGATTTACTTAATTGACAATACAGagttcagcattttattttctgttgtattcGTGGCATGTATGTTTATGTATCTGAAATGCAACACCTTTTTGTCCTCCTGAACTAGAGAGCCAAGTTTAGTTAAgctatgtatattttattttacatacaaaacacttaatttttaatattaccagttgcttgtttatttctgtaccTGAAATACGTCACCTGCTAACCTTCTAAGTCAAAAATATGTGTGACCGTGTggaaattattgtttttgtttcaatgtTTAAAACCTCACTAAAAGTTGTATGAGGTTAAGCGGCATTGACTTGTCTCATTTGATCATTGAATTGTATATTTAAAGAACTTAAATTACTTCACGCTGTTATCAAATtgcttgttttatgtaatgaaatatttggtgggttcTGCTGAGCCAAACATTCCTCTACAGCTGggctgaaaaagtttgggaacccttgATAAGGTGGGAcagtgtcttttctttttaagttgagtcaactttttcattttctataaaatttattattgtaATCTGGCatagaaaaatgaacaaaataaaaataaaagtcatgTTGTTCAGCTCATCAGGAATCCTGCTGTGCTGTTGTACTGAACCTTGTGGGGAGTGAAAAGCTCTGAACTGGTGGCTTTTAGTTTTGTGCTCATGGCTGTTAAATatacatttgatttgaatttgaaataCAATAATGGGCTTTTGATGATTACTTACCCATATGTAGGTGCATGGACTTGTGATTCTGCACACATAGgtgtgagcatatgtgtgcagtGTATGAGTAGGGGGGTGGCCGGAGTGAGTGACTTTTGTCCCAGTCTGGCCCTGATGGAATCAATCATTTTCCTCCACGAAAACATGTAGCTTAATATTGGTGAGTAAAGAATTAATTGAGTCTTAAATGCATAATGTAGACAGACTATAAATACTAACGTTAGTTGCCTATTATCCTTTTGTTAAATTTCAGATGCTGTTAACTGTCTCATTGCAGCTGGatgaagttgagcttcttcttcaaaaaatgcttgactacagagcataaaaaacttgaggaagggtggattgggaattgGCACGtgttcgtcacattgacgtcatatcctcgagttgtgcGGCTTCGCTGTCCGCACAGCACTGCAGActgtagaggactcaaaccgatccacgttggtacctggcttcagacatggttggtttcatggaggctaatccctggctgcgtggggatgaaagggtggtttgctaaaatacttttgcagttttgctgcaatccggcGTCGTGGGGACAGCTGCTTAGTGTTACTGCCAAACACCCATCTTAACTTACAATTTAACTGGATTTCATTTGTTAAGAAAGACTCGTTTCTGTTGGCGTGTTGGCCTTTTCATATTTGCTTTGGTGATTGTGGAGAGAAGTGGCCGGCTACAAGCAAGTCAACAAAATAACGGAggacttattttgttttttgttctaacTTCCAAGTGGTATATAGCCTATATTAGTCAtgaataaattatgttaaaaatgtataaataactCATTActgacaaaagacaaaagagctgtgtgcgtgtgtgcatatTTGAATAGTGTCGGGCTGTAAAgggttttggtttttaaaaagctgtcagTCAAAATGTTGGGCTCGGGCCTTGTCGGACATAACTTTTAAAGCCTGATTAGAGCTGTAACTTACAGAACATTATGGGTTCTTTAAGTTATCGTATTTGGCGCAAAGTCATTAGTTAGCTTCAGTGGAGTAGCAGCAGACTGACACCTTCAGAGAATGGACATCAGAAAGTGGTCCCATGATAACGTGAAGAAAGGAGCATACATCAGGTATCACACagcaagaatcaaccacttccagcagtttggatgattccagcaatgtgatAGGACTTAGCAAgatagtaaccatagcaactaCAGGTACATGTGtccatcttctcctcttcctctggagcaTCGTCTGCAGCTGAAGTCTCAGTCCGACTCGTCCTTACTAAGTGTAGTAAGTcacaattacatttttagtatgtccggtttctgtctgctgcagatgtttcctgatgttttacagagttttacatttattcattcatttattaatcatGTTCACACTGAATGTTCCTATATGACACTTATTGTTCAACATTTTATCCATTGTGCATTGTTCATTGTGTTCTGTTCTGCTAAAAGTTCACTAAAAGGACAAAGTGACCCCCGATCTCCAGTCTCCTCAGAACTCTGATAGTGGGTGTGTAAACGCCCTGGTAAGGGTGAGAATAAGTTAAGAACACACGGACACCAGCGTTCCTCGGTTCCTGCATGTATTAACTAGAGTGAGGAAACGGGGTGCCTCACTACACAGCTCAGTGGTCCCAAACTCCCCCTGCTGGCACCCTCTGGTTACTGCATTAATTGCACTGGTTTTATCTCAAACACCAACAATCTTACCAATTTAAACCTCTTTTAAATGTGATCTCAGCATTTAACTCCATTTCTCATTTGAG contains:
- the LOC121639501 gene encoding lamin-L(III)-like, translating into MAWVTSSPAAAFGGRSSRCAAAGPSPSSPSPTRLSRVQEKQELQNLNDRLANYIQRVRELESERSFMLMQLEEKDDSKRREMGNVRRLYEEELADVRKSLDAEAGERARLQIDYGNLREEHEKLQTRNQKKEDDLTNALTQWRKAEANLNSKDAEHTALLSEKRKLGSELTDLQGQMENV